The following nucleotide sequence is from Aspergillus nidulans FGSC A4 chromosome I.
CGTCTGTCATGTTCAACATGATTGTATGATTCTTCATGACCTGCAACGATCCACCTCACGCCTGATGTTTAGTTGATGCTCATGTCTCTCATGTCCTGCCATGCCAAGTTTATGTTTATGGATACGGTTATGTTTTATGTCTGTGTGCATGCTACTATGTTATATGCTCGATATACCTGCATTTACCTGTCTGTATAATTTTCTTCTGAATAACCCAACTTGTCTCTTCATCGTTTGTTTGCGTTCCTCCGTTATGGTCAGTCAGCATCTTTGAAGAAATGAGCCGGGAGCTGGATGAAAAGATATACCCcttgtttttttttgttcttgttcttggttAGCAATATGCATCTATTTCTCTTCAGGTTACTTCCATCTCGATTCTTGCTTCTGTTTCTACTCGTTAATTCCCCATACGCATCCACGTTTTGCCTAGATTATTACCTATCTTGTAGTCAGATGTGTTGGCCGAACCAACACTGTCTGACGTTACGCCATTTCATGTATTTCATATTGTATCAACTTCGTCTGTCTCCTATATTCTTTATAATCCACGCCCCGACAACCTTGTCGATCTTACAACCCTTCGCGGGCCACTCTCATACTTATACCATCATAGACGTGCAATTTACCCGACCTTTTGGTTTCCTCATCCGTAATATTCTTTCCGTAGTGAACCGCCCACGAAGAGTCATACCAAGTATCTCTATCTTGACCAAAGTACGAAACATCAGAACGCCGGAATTCAAGAACGGCAATTTGCTTTCTCGAAGCTCACTTTCGGCAATACAGCACAGAAAGACCCTTCGGCAGAACGGCATTAGCAGCGCTTTCGATTCTAGCAAAGTAGCTGTATTTGAACTACTTTAAGCTCAAAGAAAAGGTGCGATGAGTCGGCGACCGAATAAGAAGCTGCTATCTCCTGCCATCTGGAAAGGCAGGGAGCTGTCAGGAGCGTGGAGCATTGACGGCAGCATCTACCTTTGAGCAATGATATACCTACTTAGAACTGGACCGTATGAAAGCTGGGTTGGATCCTAGACTGGAATAGGCTAAGGCGCATTACAGCTCCAGGGCTGCTCCTCATACGGGAGAAAGGAGGATATAGATAGCCTTTATCCCTCTTGCTTGAGGTCATCATGCGAATTGAATGTGAGCTGACAGTAAAATAGAAAGGTCAATACTCTAAGTACCTAGCTAACCATCCGCCCAACCGAAAGAGAAACCACATGGATCGATTTTGGTTGCTTTTGCCTTGTAGTTGTGGCGCGTTGTATGTGGAGAGGAGGTGCCGTGATTATTTTCATTATGGTACCTAGTGGTCGGTTTGCACATATAATGATTGCATGTAGtgaaggggaaagaagacACAGTCCTTCAGTGTAATTCTGAATCTAGCGTGAGCCTCCAGCTTTATAGTATAAAATAACCACTGCCTCAACCACATTCAGATTGCAACATACTCCCATCTCAAATTATATGTACAGCCAACCCCACAAAGCCCCAACCCCAAACAAATATAGTCTATGAGAGAATATACAAAACATATATCACAACCTTCGTCGTCCTATAACACACACCCATCCTACCCATCCTCGATAAATAGGAGGTAAGTTTATGATCTCCTCAAAACCAACACAATATATCCTAATACCCTATAGCCTGCGATAATCCCCAGCAGGATCCCAACCCATTTGCCTGTTCGTCCAGTAGCATACCCGTAACCCTCTAGCACTCCTGTACCGCGAATCTGGCACTGATCTGCGAGATCGGTGACATACATGCAGTTGCATTCGGACCCGTTAGAAGCACAGGAGTAGATTCGCTCGGCGAACTCGTTGACCATCATTCCCTGAAAGACGTAGGCCTGTTGCAAGACCCAGAGAAGAACGCGTCAATTCTGCGCTACACCAGGgcgagagaagagagatacGTACCTGGTAATCGATGTAGTGAAAAACATACTTCCAGAACGGATTGAGAATATTCGGCGACACCAGGAACCCACCCACGCTCATCCAGAGACCATTGGCGAATGCAACGAGGGCAAGTGCTATCACGAAGTTCGGGAATATAGACGTCACAAGGACGACGAGGGATTCGGCTGCAACGAGGTCGAGAAAAAGCCACATTACCcaggtgaagaaggctgggGCGCTAGGGCGGAAATTGGAGAGCCAGTAAGagacgatggagaagaggattgaAATCAGGACTATAGGGTTTCTGTGTTAGCGAGGAGGACTTTGGGTGGACAGACGGATAGGTCTGGGGATTTGTGGGCGCTGAGCAGACGTACAGAGGAATGGAAGACCAATAATGAAGTTTGAGATAATAAATGGAAGAGCGCCGTAAAGACCATTTGCGCGCTCTTTTGTGAAAGTTGCGCGGTCTTCAAGGTACGCTGGGACGTAGGCGACGGCCATAAAACTCATGAAGGCTGATCCAAAGAACTGGATACTTGTTAGCTGAGTTGTACTAAGGGTAGGGCTGCCAACGCACAATTGCATTGATGAAAGGCTGGATATACTCCTGCTCCGTCCCCAAACGTAGCCAGACAGTACCCATCATGATCGCCAAACCTGCACATGTTAATATATTTAAATATTATGTGGCTGCTGAACGTACCCATATACATGACTATACGGATGCCGTACGCTACGACATCGCGATAGCTCTTGATGAGCAAGCGATGCAAGAGTGATATGGTGATACTCAACAGACCAGGGCGACTGGCCTCATCCACGACAACCCTCCTGCTCCCTTTCTCAGCGAACTCAGTTCTCTGCTGCTTAAGCCGACTGCTTTCTGGAGATTGCGACCAGGCAGACTGAATTGCCTCCACATCATTCCTCATGGAATTTTTTTCTGACATAAAGTCTGAgctgacgatgtcgagaATGAACTCGGCTGGATTTGTCTGGGGAGGGATGGGATATCCAATACTTCCAAAGTACGATGGAACCTGCTTAACAGGGCCATAGTAACAGGTTTTTCCACTGGAAAGGAGCAAGAGCTTATCAAACAGTTGGAATGTCGCCGTCGATGGCTGATGGATGCTAGCtatgatgatgagcttcGCAAGTTAGTATTGCACTGGCCAGCAAAAGCATTTAACCAACCTTATTAGCCCGCGCCAGCTTCCTAACATACGAAATAACTTCATAGCTCGCAGTTGAGTCAAGTCCGCTCGTGGGCTCGTCGAGAAACAGTATTTTGGGACAGGTGATGAGCTGACTGGCAACACTGACTCGCCTCTTCTGTCCGCCGCTGATGCCCTTCCTAATCGGTGTCCCGACAAGCGTAGAGGCCTGGTTCTGGATACCGAAAGATTCGAGAAGGGTGTGTATCCTCTCAACACGCTCTGACCTGCTTACGAACCTAAACATTGAGAGAATCATTAGTCAGTTCTAAGTTGTAACGGAAATCACATACCCCGGTAACGATAAATCCGCTGCAAACTTCAACGTCTCTCGCACAGTTAAACTCCCTATTAGTGCATCCTCCTGCTCAACATACGAAGTAATTCTGCCAAACGTTGCGTTATCAACCTCGCCACCATTGACATAACAATGTCCGGAGGATTTAGCGCCCGATGATGCAGCACGACGTGCGAGGACGTTCAGAAGCGTTGTTTTGCCGCAGCCCGAGGGGCCCATAAGCGCGACAAGCTCCCCTATGCAATGTTAGGTATACAGCGTCAACACCGTTCTGGCGCGCTTTGTCCCGTGTCTTGCAGATGCGGCGAAAACGAACCTTGCTGCACGCTCCCACTGACACTCTCAATCAGGTTCAAGGGCTGTTTGGTTCTTCGGTCTCTGACTGACACAGTGAGATCACTCCAAGAGAAACTCTGGACAGAATGGTTCATGAGAAAGTCATGGCTGCCCGCGTTTTGTTCCACATCGGGAGCATTCAGCCCGTCGCTACTGGAAGAACTGGAGCTGCATGCCATGATTCTGCTCGAGCGGGGCGCAATTGATAGTGGGAGGATTATAGAAATTCAGGGCAGATGTTTGTCCTTGATGAAAACAGGCCTTGCAAGCGTCGATGTCCACGCATTTGACTCGAATTCGAGTACAGAGTAAAGAAACCTTGAAATTCCAGTCGTGTACTAGTTCGCAGGGACCAGGGGAGATCCATTTTATCTGCCGTGTAACGGGGACTAGGCACCCCTTCTTACTTGAGTAGGAAATAAATTTCATAAACGGCGAAATTCATAAACGGCGACAGGGACTGGACGGAGTAGGGGCGAGCCAGGAGTTCAGCGAGGCGTAAGGGTGGGACTTGGTCCCGAGAAGTTGATTCAGTTTGGTCCCCGAGTGCCCGTAGCGCCTGAAAGCTGAGGCAGTGACAATCAGCCCTAAACCCCGCGAGAGATCATCTTCCTGTCGAGTTTTCTATTGCTGTTCTCGACACTCGATGACCGACTGAACAGGCGCCACTTTTCTCCATGCAATCAAATTGCCCGATTCGTGCGAGGTCTGTTTCAGATCTATGTTTGGCAGATATCTCATTTTCCGTGTCACCACAGCCGTTTCGAGGCAGGCTGAGTCCGACTCACACGATAACTTTTTGCTAGGGTTATCGCGGTCAGCCTGGCACTGGACGCAGGGCTCCCATGCGCTCTACTAAGCTCCATGTCATCGAGCTGAAAAAACATGTGTTGCTGGTTGGCGGATAATGCATTAGGGGACGCCACAGCAGACGCCGTGCTCGGGGTTTACCTAACTACGGTTCGCCGGCCAACGGGTGAACCAAGGCGACCTATTGAAGAGGACTGTCTCACGCCCGAATCCCTGACCCTGAAATCTCGGCCAAGGAATTCAGAAACTGGGCCGATTACTGGTGCGCTATTGGATTGAATTGAACATTAAAAGTAAAAGTCGAGAAATTTGTATTCCGCTGTCTGAGATCTAAAAAATGGATATCCTGTTTTTTATTGGTCGTACGTCGTTTACATCCTGGACAAAACGTCAGCATCCACATCGAATCCTATAGTAGGTACGACTTACCGGCTGACGGGGCTGAGACCGAGAATCCGCATGCCGTTGTGCAGGACTTGTCGGGCAGCCTCGTACAGGGCTAGACgggccttcttcagctcaGGTTCGCTGCCAATAACCTGAAGAACATCGTAACTAGAGCTGATCATGTGAGTCAGGCGGAAGAGGTAGGTGAGGATGGTGGTAGGTTCAAGAGTTTTGTTGGTCATCATGAGAATGTCGTGCCATGACGAGAGCAGGCGGACAAGGTTGACGGCATGGGATTCAGTTAGGAGGTCAAGGTTAGCCGACGGAAGCTCCTCAACGTTGGCCTCCGCCTTGCGCAAAATAGAGCAAAGTCGGGAGTGCGCGTATTGCAGGTAAGGACCGGTGTCTCCTTCAAACGATGTCATGGCGTCAAGGTTGAAGTCGTAACCGTTAATACTGTGCTGGCGTTAGAAAAGACATGGAAAAGAAGGAGTAGAGTACGTACCGTCTTCCAGACATATCTTGAACCATGACGGAAGTGATACCCAGGATATCAGCCGTCTCCACAGGGTTCTCAATCTGAGCGTActtctcctcgttcttcttcatggttTCGTGCATCTTGTCGGCGACATCCCTCAAGATATCGTCCAAGAACTTCACAGTACCCTTGCGGGTACTCATTCCACGGACCATACCGAAGTTGATGTGCTGGCAGCGGCTGGCCAGATCCTTGAAGCCCATTAGCTCTACAATCTTGAACAACTGAGCCAAGTGAAGATCCTGCTGGGCAGCAACAACATAGATCATCTTGTCGAAGTGATAGGCTTCATCACGCTCAAAGATAGCACCAATATCACGGGTCAGGTACAGAGGAGTACCATCCTTTCGGACAATGACGGCCTTTCCGAGCTTCTTGGCACCGTGTTTGGGGAAGTCGACAATGGTTGCCCCATCCGAGTTTTCGGAAACGCCTGTGCTCTGCAGAATTTCGTTGGCCTTGGACATGCTTTCCTGTTTAATCTGGGACTCGCCAGAGTAGACATCATAGTCGATGTTGAGACGAGCATACGTCTCGCGGTACTTCTTAATACTGAGGTCACGGAATCTGCGCCAGAGACTTAGGGCGTCGGGGTCGCCGTCCTCCATGCTCTTGAAGTAGCGACGagcattctcatcctcactGACATCAACGAGTTTCGCTAGTTCCTGCTCAAGCTTCGAGAcgtcctcgttcttctccttcttcgccttaATCTgttccttgagctccttgattGGACCCTCCTGCTCGGAGACAATGTTGTTGATCTTAACATACACCTCGAACAAGTGGTTGATGGGGTCCTGAAGCAACTTCTGCTCGTCACCAAACTTTTTGTATCCATTGGCAAGCAGACCGTACTGTTTACCCCAGTCGCCGAGGTAGTTCATCTTGATGACGTCCCATCCCATAACAGTATAGAGATTGGCCAAGAATCCACCAATGATGGTACTCCGCAAGTGACCGGCGTGGAAGGGCTTCGCGATGTTGGGCGACGAGAACTCGACAATAATCTTCTTCCGGCCTTTAGAGGGGTCCTTGGGGTCCCGCAGACCCTGGTTCCCGTTTGATCCATATGcggccttctccttgaagaTCTGTCCAATGACCCGCTGTGCAAGAGGTTTCTCCTTGAAAAAGAATTGGAGGTGCGTGCCGCCAGGGCCTCCGGCAATAGGTGGGTGGATGAGGTCGGATTCTGGGAATTTCTCGGCGAGTTCTTTGCTCAAGTCTGCCGGGCTTTTGCCCTTGATCTGAAGCGACGGGACCTAGTAATCCAGTTCCCGCGTCAGCTTTTGGACTAAGGTATCATGGCCATTTGATCGCGTACCGGTAAAAGAAGGTCACCCTTGTCCAGAGTGCTCGTGAATTGCAAACGGGGGTAgatcttctcagcctcaataCCCGTAATAGCGCTCAAATGCTCCGAGATGTGCTCACGGTAAACATCGACAGGGTTTAAAGAGGGATAGCTGTTCGGGAACTTGGAGGTCTCTGAGGTAGTCTGCAGAGAAAGCGACTCGACCGCCGCAGGGAGAGAATCAGTAGACGCCATGGTTGCAGCGCGCGTCGTAAAGAATCGAC
It contains:
- a CDS encoding putative ABC transporter (transcript_id=CADANIAT00006615) encodes the protein MACSSSSSSSDGLNAPDVEQNAGSHDFLMNHSVQSFSWSDLTVSVRDRRTKQPLNLIESVSGSVQQGELVALMGPSGCGKTTLLNVLARRAASSGAKSSGHCYVNGGEVDNATFGRITSYVEQEDALIGSLTVRETLKFAADLSLPGFVSRSERVERIHTLLESFGIQNQASTLVGTPIRKGISGGQKRRVSVASQLITCPKILFLDEPTSGLDSTASYEVISGKTCYYGPVKQVPSYFGSIGYPIPPQTNPAEFILDIVSSDFMSEKNSMRNDVEAIQSAWSQSPESSRLKQQRTEFAEKGSRRVVVDEASRPGLLSITISLLHRLLIKSYRDVVAYGIRIVMYMGLAIMMGTVWLRLGTEQEYIQPFINAIFFGSAFMSFMAVAYVPAYLEDRATFTKERANGLYGALPFIISNFIIGLPFLFLISILFSIVSYWLSNFRPSAPAFFTWVMWLFLDLVAAESLVVLVTSIFPNFVIALALVAFANGLWMSVGGFLVSPNILNPFWKYVFHYIDYQAYVFQGMMVNEFAERIYSCASNGSECNCMQMGWDPAGDYRRL
- a CDS encoding arginine--tRNA ligase (transcript_id=CADANIAT00006616), translated to MASTDSLPAAVESLSLQTTSETSKFPNSYPSLNPVDVYREHISEHLSAITGIEAEKIYPRLQFTSTLDKGDLLLPVPSLQIKGKSPADLSKELAEKFPESDLIHPPIAGGPGGTHLQFFFKEKPLAQRVIGQIFKEKAAYGSNGNQGLRDPKDPSKGRKKIIVEFSSPNIAKPFHAGHLRSTIIGGFLANLYTVMGWDVIKMNYLGDWGKQYGLLANGYKKFGDEQKLLQDPINHLFEVYVKINNIVSEQEGPIKELKEQIKAKKEKNEDVSKLEQELAKLVDVSEDENARRYFKSMEDGDPDALSLWRRFRDLSIKKYRETYARLNIDYDVYSGESQIKQESMSKANEILQSTGVSENSDGATIVDFPKHGAKKLGKAVIVRKDGTPLYLTRDIGAIFERDEAYHFDKMIYVVAAQQDLHLAQLFKIVELMGFKDLASRCQHINFGMVRGMSTRKGTVKFLDDILRDVADKMHETMKKNEEKYAQIENPVETADILGITSVMVQDMSGRRINGYDFNLDAMTSFEGDTGPYLQYAHSRLCSILRKAEANVEELPSANLDLLTESHAVNLVRLLSSWHDILMMTNKTLEPTTILTYLFRLTHMISSSYDVLQVIGSEPELKKARLALYEAARQVLHNGMRILGLSPVSRM